The Aquiluna sp. KACHI24 genome contains a region encoding:
- the pstC gene encoding phosphate ABC transporter permease subunit PstC, with protein sequence MTQRPVRRVGDVVFAGLARVSGVSILATLALVAAFLIIQATPAFYADDLYAAPDGFWAYVAPYVFGTVYGSAIALVIATPLAIGIALFISHYANRKIAQTLGYLIDLLAAIPSVVYGLWGIQVLAPFLNPSYSWLNENLGWIPLFGGQLSATGRTMLTVGIVLAIMILPIMAALIREVFLQTPRLNEEAALALGATKWEMIRLAVIPFGRPGIVSAAMLGLGRALGETMAVALVLSPSAVISFALLTSTNPNTIAANIALQFPEAGGSYVNLLIATGLVLFAITLLVNSIARGILARSAVGGGK encoded by the coding sequence GTCCGGTGCGCCGAGTGGGTGATGTGGTTTTTGCAGGGCTGGCCAGAGTCTCAGGTGTCAGCATTCTCGCGACGCTCGCTCTCGTCGCCGCGTTCTTGATAATTCAAGCAACCCCGGCTTTTTATGCCGATGATCTATATGCCGCACCAGATGGATTCTGGGCTTATGTTGCTCCTTACGTCTTTGGCACCGTCTACGGTTCGGCTATTGCACTGGTAATTGCAACTCCGCTAGCGATCGGCATCGCGCTATTCATTTCGCACTATGCCAATCGCAAAATCGCCCAGACCCTTGGTTATCTCATTGATCTGCTTGCGGCTATCCCATCGGTGGTTTATGGCCTTTGGGGCATCCAGGTACTGGCTCCATTTCTCAACCCGAGCTACTCCTGGCTGAATGAAAACCTCGGATGGATCCCCCTCTTCGGCGGCCAGCTCTCCGCCACAGGAAGAACCATGCTCACCGTTGGCATCGTGCTTGCGATCATGATCTTGCCAATCATGGCGGCCCTGATTCGCGAGGTTTTCTTGCAAACTCCAAGACTCAACGAGGAGGCTGCCCTGGCCCTCGGTGCCACCAAGTGGGAGATGATTCGCTTGGCTGTAATCCCATTTGGCCGACCAGGCATTGTTTCGGCTGCCATGCTCGGACTTGGTCGCGCCCTTGGCGAGACCATGGCGGTGGCGTTGGTGCTCTCCCCCTCGGCAGTGATCTCGTTTGCGCTACTAACTTCTACAAATCCAAACACCATCGCAGCCAACATTGCTCTGCAGTTCCCTGAGGCCGGCGGTAGCTACGTGAACCTCTTGATTGCAACCGGTTTGGTGCTCTTCGCAATCACCCTGCTGGTTAACTCGATTGCCCGCGGCATTCTTGCTAGAAGTGCGGTTGGGGGTGGCAAATGA
- the pstA gene encoding phosphate ABC transporter permease PstA produces the protein MSIEFARPASLSMKGSLPRLFNPLLGIASIAAGFFTAFATASESGPGLVPGALVAAFGFVSISVLVSRLIEGKRKATDRLVTSLVTGAFLLALVPLISLVATVLTLGSKRFDLEFFTYSMRNILGEGGGAIHAIVGTLEITALATLFSVPIGIMTAIYLIEYGRGKLAKAVTFLVDVMTGIPSIVAGLFAYAVFALIFGPGVRMGIAGSVALSVLMIPVVIRSTEEMLKIVPNELREASLALGVPKWLTVVKVVLPTAIGGIVTGGMIAIARVIGETAPLLLVAGFTSSMNYDPTDGRMMTLPVFVYTSYANVGTNFQAYIDRAWAGALTLMLIVMILNLGARLVSKFFAPKKG, from the coding sequence ATGAGCATTGAATTTGCACGTCCTGCCTCGCTGAGCATGAAGGGCTCGCTACCGAGGCTCTTCAACCCACTGCTTGGAATTGCCTCGATCGCGGCAGGGTTTTTCACGGCTTTCGCTACCGCCAGCGAATCCGGTCCTGGCCTGGTCCCTGGCGCTCTGGTCGCGGCGTTCGGATTTGTGTCTATCTCGGTCTTGGTGTCCCGGCTGATCGAGGGCAAGCGCAAGGCAACCGATCGTTTGGTTACCTCTTTAGTAACCGGGGCATTTCTGCTCGCACTCGTGCCCTTGATTTCACTGGTTGCAACCGTCTTGACTCTGGGCTCCAAACGTTTTGATCTCGAGTTCTTCACCTATTCGATGAGAAACATCTTGGGCGAGGGCGGTGGCGCAATTCACGCAATTGTTGGCACCTTGGAGATCACCGCACTGGCGACTTTGTTCTCAGTTCCGATTGGCATCATGACCGCGATTTATCTGATTGAGTACGGTCGTGGCAAGCTCGCAAAGGCAGTCACATTCCTAGTGGATGTCATGACCGGTATCCCATCGATCGTGGCTGGCTTGTTTGCCTATGCGGTGTTTGCTTTGATCTTTGGCCCAGGTGTCCGAATGGGAATCGCAGGCTCAGTAGCACTTTCGGTCTTGATGATCCCGGTAGTTATTCGATCGACCGAAGAGATGCTGAAGATTGTTCCGAACGAATTGCGTGAGGCATCACTTGCACTGGGTGTCCCAAAGTGGCTAACGGTTGTAAAGGTCGTGTTGCCGACCGCAATCGGAGGCATCGTCACAGGAGGCATGATTGCCATTGCACGTGTCATCGGTGAGACCGCACCGCTTCTGCTGGTGGCTGGATTTACGTCCTCGATGAACTACGACCCCACCGATGGTCGAATGATGACGCTTCCAGTATTCGTCTACACCTCCTACGCAAACGTTGGAACCAACTTCCAGGCCTACATCGATAGAGCTTGGGCTGGTGCGCTGACACTGATGTTGATAGTGATGATCCTCAACCTGGGAGCAAGGTTGGTTTCGAAGTTTTTTGCTCCTAAGAAAGGCTAG
- the pstB gene encoding phosphate ABC transporter ATP-binding protein PstB yields MAKHLELQDLNVYYGNFLAVEGVSMEIEPRSITAFIGPSGCGKSTLLRTINRMHEVIPGARVEGKLLVDGEDLYGPDIDPVMVRRHVGMVFQRPNPFPTLSIRDNVLAGYKLNNSKMTKSEADDLVEKSLVGANLWNEVKDRLDKPGAGLSGGQQQRLCIARAIAVEPSVLLMDEPTSALDPISTQAIEDLAFELKERFTVVIVTHNMQQAARISDMTAFFNIAGSGQPGKLIEYDKTDKIFSNPSVQQTEDYVSGRFG; encoded by the coding sequence ATGGCAAAGCACCTTGAACTTCAAGACCTAAACGTCTACTACGGCAACTTTCTAGCCGTCGAAGGTGTGAGCATGGAGATTGAACCTCGTTCCATCACTGCCTTCATCGGTCCATCAGGTTGCGGTAAGTCGACATTGCTGCGCACCATCAATCGCATGCACGAGGTTATCCCTGGCGCTCGCGTTGAGGGCAAGTTGCTTGTTGATGGCGAAGATCTCTACGGTCCCGACATCGACCCGGTAATGGTTCGTCGTCATGTCGGAATGGTATTTCAAAGACCTAACCCGTTTCCCACTCTCTCAATTCGGGACAACGTGCTTGCTGGCTACAAGCTCAATAACTCCAAAATGACAAAATCCGAAGCCGACGACCTGGTGGAAAAATCACTGGTTGGTGCGAACCTATGGAATGAGGTCAAAGACCGCCTAGACAAGCCGGGTGCAGGACTTTCGGGTGGTCAGCAACAGCGACTTTGCATCGCCAGGGCGATCGCGGTTGAACCGAGCGTGCTTTTGATGGATGAACCAACCAGCGCGCTGGATCCAATCTCCACCCAAGCAATTGAAGACCTGGCCTTTGAGCTCAAGGAGCGCTTCACGGTTGTGATCGTTACACACAACATGCAGCAGGCGGCTCGAATCTCCGACATGACTGCATTTTTCAACATTGCCGGTTCTGGACAGCCCGGAAAGTTGATCGAGTACGACAAGACCGACAAGATTTTCTCTAACCCTTCCGTGCAGCAGACTGAGGACTACGTCTCCGGGCGCTTCGGCTAG